In the Chitinispirillum alkaliphilum genome, one interval contains:
- a CDS encoding Type IV fimbrial assembly, ATPase PilB: MITKEQLLEGLKYQTVHGGMLGEALIATNAIADEDVITRFISKQLNVGKLCLKDLDFDPDVVNLVPLDIAQKYTIIPVNKVNRTLTVAISDPKNIFMLDAVKFLTGCTVKPVIASTREIQDAINLNYTHSDGVDSILNDIKAESFEIVPGEKDPEPEDIAKEVSEAPVVKLVNHLIIEAVRKNVSDIHIETYQRILRVRYRLDGKLIEMSPLPYRLRSSVISRIKIMADLDISERRLPQDGRIKIKTGPKTVDIRVSTTPTIFGEKVVMRILDSSNLMLDMSSFGIPKLGLRNLKEALSAPYGMILVTGPTGSGKTTTLYSAMSSLNKPDINIMTAEDPVEYNIDGINQVNVNHDINLTFASALRSFLRQDPDVIMVGEIRDLETAEIAVKAALTGHLVLSTLHTNDAASTLTRLIDMGIDAFLAASSVRLIIAQRLIRLICTNCKEQIDHTNNEYVSFLNLPEEELKTLKLYRGKGCSVCNNTGFKGRSGLYEVLPVTLDIQNLVNENASADKIQKKALEGGMMSLRMCALEKLKQGLTTVEEVLGASS; the protein is encoded by the coding sequence CATGGCGGAATGCTTGGGGAAGCCCTGATTGCCACCAATGCGATTGCAGATGAAGATGTAATAACCCGATTTATATCAAAACAACTCAATGTGGGTAAGCTCTGCCTTAAAGATCTTGATTTTGACCCTGATGTAGTGAATCTTGTTCCTCTCGACATAGCGCAAAAGTACACAATCATACCTGTAAATAAAGTAAACAGGACCCTTACCGTTGCCATAAGTGATCCTAAAAACATTTTTATGCTCGATGCTGTTAAATTTTTAACCGGATGTACGGTTAAACCGGTCATCGCAAGTACCAGAGAGATCCAGGATGCCATAAATCTTAATTACACCCATAGCGATGGTGTCGATTCCATACTTAACGATATAAAGGCAGAATCCTTTGAAATTGTTCCCGGAGAAAAAGATCCGGAACCGGAGGATATCGCAAAGGAAGTTTCTGAGGCCCCGGTTGTAAAACTGGTCAACCATCTCATAATAGAAGCGGTGAGGAAAAATGTCAGTGACATACATATTGAAACATATCAAAGGATTCTAAGAGTACGGTATCGTCTTGATGGTAAGCTTATTGAGATGTCCCCGTTACCCTACAGATTACGCTCTTCGGTTATCTCAAGAATCAAAATCATGGCAGATTTGGATATCTCTGAGAGAAGACTGCCTCAGGATGGGCGCATTAAAATCAAAACCGGCCCCAAAACAGTTGACATCCGTGTCTCAACCACTCCCACAATTTTTGGAGAGAAGGTTGTGATGCGTATACTGGACTCATCAAATCTGATGCTCGACATGTCAAGCTTTGGCATACCCAAACTTGGCCTGCGCAATCTCAAGGAGGCTCTCAGTGCCCCATATGGAATGATACTTGTAACCGGCCCGACCGGTAGTGGAAAAACCACAACCCTGTATTCAGCTATGAGCTCTCTTAACAAGCCCGATATCAATATCATGACCGCAGAGGATCCTGTAGAGTACAATATTGATGGAATAAATCAGGTAAACGTTAATCACGATATCAACCTTACCTTCGCTTCTGCCCTGCGCTCCTTTCTTCGCCAGGATCCGGACGTTATAATGGTGGGAGAGATACGTGACCTTGAAACAGCAGAAATAGCAGTCAAAGCTGCTCTGACCGGCCATCTTGTATTAAGCACCCTTCACACAAACGATGCCGCCTCCACTCTTACCCGCCTTATCGATATGGGGATTGATGCATTCCTGGCAGCTTCATCTGTAAGGCTGATTATCGCTCAGCGACTTATTCGTCTGATTTGTACAAACTGCAAAGAGCAGATCGATCACACCAATAACGAATATGTCTCTTTTCTCAACTTGCCGGAAGAGGAGTTGAAGACACTGAAACTTTACAGGGGAAAAGGGTGTTCAGTCTGTAATAACACCGGATTTAAAGGAAGAAGCGGTTTATATGAGGTATTACCAGTTACTTTGGATATTCAAAATCTTGTGAACGAAAATGCATCTG